The Sorangiineae bacterium MSr11367 genome window below encodes:
- a CDS encoding methyltransferase domain-containing protein, protein MHDNFVEANTARLDLTDPYSTGILNKDMPTEFLRLQALERWSDPTTMALVEKFGIPPDARCLEMGAGAGSMAYWFAEQCPRGHVVAADIDPRYLDARRAPNLEVARVDLTRHDFPAASFDWIHTRFVLSHIPERDDILRRAISWLKPGGAILVEDYYVLSLEHIHREEIKAVFSALARTFVTQGSDIHWGRRIPNKLAELGIRDLAMTMTPITFGLPGPCEDLWTVAVEQFFSYMLEKQSLTAEQAAAYRALSTSGMPDAIDVPWVLFSVAGRKR, encoded by the coding sequence ATGCACGACAACTTCGTGGAAGCGAACACAGCGCGTCTCGACCTGACGGATCCATACAGCACGGGAATCCTCAACAAGGACATGCCTACGGAGTTCCTTCGCCTTCAAGCACTGGAACGATGGAGTGATCCGACGACCATGGCCTTGGTCGAGAAATTCGGGATTCCACCGGACGCACGGTGTCTCGAGATGGGCGCGGGCGCCGGCTCGATGGCCTACTGGTTTGCGGAGCAATGTCCACGAGGGCATGTCGTCGCGGCGGACATCGATCCGCGTTACCTGGATGCGAGGCGTGCGCCCAACTTGGAAGTGGCGCGGGTCGACCTCACACGCCACGATTTTCCTGCCGCATCGTTCGACTGGATTCACACGAGGTTCGTGCTATCCCACATTCCAGAACGGGACGACATCTTGCGCCGCGCCATCTCCTGGCTCAAGCCAGGTGGCGCAATCCTCGTGGAGGACTACTACGTGCTCTCCTTGGAGCACATTCACCGCGAGGAAATCAAGGCGGTATTCAGCGCCCTCGCCCGAACGTTCGTCACGCAAGGGAGTGACATCCATTGGGGCCGTCGAATCCCGAACAAGCTTGCGGAACTTGGCATACGCGATCTTGCGATGACGATGACGCCGATCACCTTCGGACTTCCGGGGCCGTGCGAGGACCTGTGGACCGTCGCCGTCGAGCAATTCTTCTCGTACATGCTGGAGAAGCAATCTCTCACGGCCGAGCAAGCGGCGGCGTACCGGGCGCTCTCCACGTCGGGTATGCCGGATGCGATCGACGTGCCTTGGGTTCTGTTTTCCGTCGCGGGCCGCAAGCGTTGA
- a CDS encoding M4 family metallopeptidase: MKSGIVFSSRRLAGVLALPIFACIPAACSSNSGSDTGAAADVPAGVTVLSAERASLVPTFVRGSLHGAKVTTESAVRAALPTVASVLHGEGDFDLKNVQTDESGGTHYRYTQKKNGLEVLGADIAVHVKDGAIYAANGNVRSDLPAPAAATVPAKVAAAKAVASYGANAQVSVDAASDLAYWRAPEGDALKLVHRLTVRGADEDGELVDTVLVDAQDGSLVDRIPTIMTVKSRKVYDAAQGTARGTLKRSEGQAEVSDAAVNVSYDNLGVVYDAYKALYNRDSLDGNGLTLISSVHSVFCTDIFCFGKTKNNASWDGSQMRYGDGDGSTFSNLAYSIDVTGHELTHGVTTSTSNLTYSGQSGGLNEALSDIFGSVVQWYHEGKVVNDSTWLVGDDVYTPNKPGDALRYMSNPTKDGKSIDYAPDYNNQNVHYTSGVPNLAFYLLSQGGTHPRGKTTVSVTGIGIEKAASVFYRANTTIFTSSTNYAQARTGTEQAAQQLGLTADEIKSVSNAWAAVGVGSAVQ; this comes from the coding sequence ATGAAATCAGGGATTGTGTTCTCGAGTCGTCGTTTGGCCGGCGTGTTGGCATTGCCGATTTTCGCGTGCATCCCCGCTGCATGCTCGAGCAATTCGGGAAGCGATACGGGTGCGGCCGCGGACGTTCCCGCCGGCGTAACGGTACTTTCCGCCGAGCGTGCGTCCCTCGTTCCGACGTTCGTGCGCGGAAGCCTGCACGGCGCGAAGGTGACCACGGAGAGCGCGGTGCGTGCCGCCCTTCCGACGGTGGCGTCTGTGCTGCACGGCGAGGGCGACTTCGATTTGAAGAACGTCCAAACGGACGAATCGGGCGGAACGCACTATCGGTATACGCAAAAGAAGAATGGGCTCGAGGTGCTCGGCGCGGATATCGCGGTGCACGTGAAGGACGGCGCCATTTACGCGGCCAATGGAAATGTCCGCAGCGACTTGCCCGCGCCCGCGGCGGCCACGGTCCCGGCCAAGGTGGCCGCGGCGAAGGCGGTGGCCTCGTACGGCGCCAATGCGCAGGTGTCCGTCGATGCCGCGAGCGATTTGGCCTACTGGCGCGCGCCGGAAGGCGACGCGTTGAAGCTCGTTCACCGGCTCACGGTGCGCGGCGCGGACGAGGATGGAGAGCTGGTCGATACGGTGCTGGTGGACGCGCAGGATGGCTCGCTCGTGGATCGCATTCCGACGATCATGACGGTGAAGTCGCGCAAGGTTTACGACGCGGCGCAGGGCACGGCCCGCGGGACGCTGAAGCGCAGCGAGGGTCAGGCAGAGGTGTCCGATGCCGCCGTCAACGTGAGCTACGACAATTTGGGCGTGGTCTACGACGCGTACAAGGCCCTGTACAACCGCGATTCGCTGGACGGAAACGGGCTGACCTTGATCAGCTCCGTGCATTCGGTGTTCTGCACGGACATCTTCTGCTTCGGCAAGACCAAGAACAACGCCTCGTGGGACGGCTCGCAGATGCGCTACGGCGATGGCGACGGGAGCACGTTCTCGAACTTGGCATACTCCATCGACGTCACGGGCCACGAGCTCACGCACGGCGTGACCACCTCCACGTCGAACCTCACCTATTCGGGTCAGTCGGGCGGTTTGAACGAGGCCCTGTCGGACATCTTCGGCTCCGTCGTGCAGTGGTACCACGAGGGGAAGGTCGTCAACGACAGCACGTGGCTCGTCGGCGACGACGTGTACACGCCGAACAAGCCGGGCGATGCGCTCCGCTACATGAGCAACCCGACGAAGGACGGCAAGTCGATCGACTATGCGCCGGACTACAACAATCAGAACGTGCACTACACGTCGGGCGTGCCGAACCTCGCGTTCTATCTCTTGTCGCAGGGTGGAACGCATCCGCGCGGCAAGACGACGGTCAGCGTGACCGGCATTGGCATCGAGAAGGCGGCTTCCGTCTTCTACCGCGCCAATACGACGATTTTCACGTCGTCGACGAACTACGCGCAGGCACGCACCGGCACCGAGCAGGCGGCCCAGCAGCTGGGGCTCACGGCCGACGAGATCAAGTCGGTCAGCAATGCGTGGGCAGCCGTCGGCGTCGGTTCCGCGGTGCAGTAA
- a CDS encoding acyl-CoA synthetase — protein MPIKGVASLQDIHSIEAESLPASLPASTYELIAQGMRIDPKAPALSFFLRVDQHRTPETWTYEELFARITQTANLFHGLGATKDTVIAYVLPNLPETHFVLWGAQAAGIVFGVNPLLEPKTMAELMNVAGVSVLVTLGPFPGTDLWAKIQAAAPQVPSLRHLVLVDLAEHVPGVPGSPVPISAPESVQVHDFHQLLRQQPGDRLVSGRRIAREDDSSYFCTGGTTGLPKIAMRQHGNEVANAWSAGQVLGADILPGKNLFCGLPLFHVNAVLVTGLLPFSLGAHVVLGTAQGYRGEGVIARFWEIVEQHRIHFFSGVPTLYASLLQVPVEGRDIGSLSFGLCGAAPMPVQVFRDFEARTGLRILEGYGLTEGTCVSSVNPSRGERRVGSIGLRLPWQDMTVAILDARGAYVRDAEPNEVGAIVLTGPNVFRGYMIPEQNRWVDIDGRRWFDTGDLGYRDAEGYFWLTGRQKELIIRGGHNIDPATIEEPLHRHPAVQIAAAVGRPDVHAGELPVAYVQLRPGASATGAEILEFLRGEISERAALPKAIHVIDAIPLTVVGKIFKPALRRREIADALSAALIQAGIEASSVEAIEDPARGTLVRAALRRADDTTEAARILGQFTLPFELVP, from the coding sequence ATGCCGATCAAGGGCGTTGCGTCTCTGCAGGACATCCATTCCATCGAGGCGGAGAGCCTTCCCGCCTCGCTTCCGGCGAGCACCTACGAGCTCATCGCGCAGGGGATGCGCATCGACCCCAAAGCGCCCGCGCTCTCGTTCTTCCTGCGCGTCGACCAGCATCGCACGCCGGAAACGTGGACGTACGAGGAGCTCTTCGCGCGCATCACCCAAACGGCGAACCTGTTTCACGGCCTCGGCGCGACGAAGGACACGGTCATCGCCTACGTTCTTCCGAATCTGCCGGAAACGCACTTCGTGCTCTGGGGCGCGCAGGCGGCGGGCATCGTGTTTGGTGTGAACCCGTTGCTCGAGCCAAAAACGATGGCCGAGCTGATGAACGTCGCGGGCGTCTCTGTGCTGGTGACGCTCGGTCCCTTTCCGGGGACGGACCTCTGGGCCAAAATCCAGGCGGCCGCGCCGCAGGTCCCGTCGCTTCGTCACCTCGTGTTGGTGGACCTCGCCGAGCATGTCCCCGGCGTGCCGGGCAGCCCTGTGCCTATCTCGGCGCCGGAGTCCGTGCAGGTGCACGACTTTCACCAGCTGCTGCGCCAGCAGCCGGGCGACCGCTTGGTGAGCGGGCGCCGCATCGCGCGGGAGGACGACTCGTCGTACTTCTGCACCGGCGGCACCACCGGCCTGCCGAAGATCGCCATGCGCCAGCACGGCAACGAAGTTGCCAATGCGTGGAGCGCCGGCCAAGTGCTGGGCGCGGACATTCTTCCGGGGAAGAATCTCTTCTGCGGCCTTCCGCTCTTTCACGTGAATGCGGTGCTGGTCACCGGGCTGCTCCCATTCTCGCTGGGGGCGCACGTCGTGCTGGGCACCGCGCAGGGCTACCGCGGCGAAGGCGTCATTGCGCGCTTCTGGGAAATCGTCGAGCAGCACCGCATCCACTTCTTCAGCGGCGTGCCCACGCTCTATGCGTCGCTTCTGCAGGTCCCCGTGGAGGGGAGGGACATTGGCTCGCTCTCCTTCGGTCTGTGCGGTGCGGCGCCCATGCCCGTCCAGGTCTTTCGCGACTTCGAAGCGCGCACGGGGCTGAGGATCCTCGAGGGCTACGGCCTCACCGAGGGGACGTGCGTCAGCAGCGTCAACCCGTCTCGCGGCGAGCGGCGCGTCGGGTCGATTGGATTGCGCCTGCCGTGGCAAGACATGACCGTGGCCATCCTCGATGCGCGGGGGGCGTACGTGCGCGATGCCGAACCGAACGAGGTCGGCGCCATCGTCCTCACCGGCCCCAACGTGTTTCGCGGCTACATGATCCCCGAGCAGAATCGCTGGGTGGACATCGATGGTCGCCGTTGGTTCGACACGGGCGATCTCGGCTACCGCGACGCGGAAGGGTATTTCTGGCTCACGGGGCGCCAGAAGGAGCTCATCATCCGCGGAGGCCACAACATCGATCCGGCGACCATCGAGGAGCCGCTTCATCGGCACCCGGCGGTGCAGATCGCCGCCGCCGTGGGCCGGCCCGACGTGCACGCGGGGGAGCTCCCCGTGGCCTACGTGCAGCTGCGCCCGGGTGCTTCGGCCACCGGGGCCGAGATCCTCGAGTTCCTGCGCGGAGAGATCTCCGAGCGTGCCGCGCTGCCCAAAGCCATCCACGTCATCGACGCCATCCCGTTGACGGTGGTGGGCAAAATCTTCAAACCCGCCCTGCGCCGCCGCGAAATCGCCGACGCTCTCTCCGCGGCGTTGATTCAGGCCGGCATCGAGGCGTCCAGCGTTGAAGCCATCGAAGACCCCGCGCGCGGCACCCTGGTGCGCGCCGCCCTCCGCCGTGCCGACGACACGACGGAGGCTGCGCGCATCTTGGGTCAATTCACATTGCCGTTCGAGCTGGTCCCTTAA
- a CDS encoding M28 family peptidase: MQKRTTLLLALSIGAGLWACSEAAPREGTSTHSLALADDSDPMEHITYLSSDAMKGRNSPSAQFDEAAKYVTDRLVKYGLKGPNEGDANGAYAQTFTQSSFAENSVANGAPHDEAAHARNFGNTLFERSFYLDEHMDPEAFRVVAGKSGRGENASFSDVRSAAVDAAGNTHNVLGLLEGTGAKKQEIIVVMSHLDHIGTTSSGQVNNGADDNASGSGTNLAAVPALAQAKANGELNRSVLFIWTAAEEDGLVGSKYFVDHPIANIGLGNIVGVINSDMVGRWDAQRISVIDKKSDGTTSYLAGLLTQANAKLASPFDTINHDINQYARRQDGASFYDKGEDVLFLFEGLSNPAGGGDLNPDYHAPGDDVSKILDDNNGDKPRKIRDLVIELVKLAVNR; encoded by the coding sequence ATGCAGAAACGAACGACACTGCTTTTGGCACTGAGCATTGGCGCGGGCTTGTGGGCATGCAGCGAAGCGGCCCCCCGCGAAGGAACCTCCACGCATTCGCTCGCGCTCGCGGACGATTCGGATCCGATGGAGCACATCACGTACCTGTCGTCGGACGCCATGAAGGGGCGCAACAGTCCTTCGGCGCAATTCGACGAGGCGGCGAAGTACGTGACCGATCGACTCGTCAAATATGGTCTCAAGGGGCCAAACGAGGGTGATGCGAACGGCGCCTATGCGCAGACATTCACGCAAAGCTCGTTCGCCGAGAATTCCGTGGCGAATGGTGCCCCGCACGACGAGGCCGCACACGCGCGAAACTTCGGAAACACGTTGTTCGAGAGAAGCTTCTACCTCGACGAGCACATGGATCCCGAGGCTTTCCGCGTCGTCGCTGGAAAATCGGGGCGCGGGGAAAACGCCTCGTTCTCCGACGTTCGTTCGGCGGCGGTCGACGCGGCCGGCAACACGCACAATGTGTTGGGTCTCTTGGAGGGCACCGGCGCCAAGAAGCAGGAAATCATCGTGGTGATGTCCCACCTCGACCACATTGGCACGACCTCGAGCGGACAAGTCAACAATGGCGCCGACGACAATGCGTCGGGAAGTGGCACGAACTTGGCGGCGGTTCCCGCATTGGCGCAGGCGAAAGCCAATGGGGAACTGAATCGCTCGGTGCTGTTCATCTGGACGGCGGCCGAGGAAGATGGCCTGGTCGGCTCGAAGTACTTCGTCGATCACCCCATCGCGAACATCGGCCTCGGAAACATCGTCGGGGTCATCAACTCCGACATGGTGGGCCGCTGGGATGCGCAGCGCATCAGCGTGATCGACAAGAAATCGGATGGCACCACGAGCTATCTCGCCGGGCTCCTGACGCAGGCCAATGCCAAGTTGGCCTCCCCGTTCGATACGATCAATCACGACATCAACCAGTACGCGCGCCGGCAGGATGGCGCATCTTTCTACGACAAGGGCGAGGACGTCCTCTTCTTGTTCGAGGGGTTGAGCAATCCGGCCGGGGGCGGAGACCTCAATCCGGATTACCACGCGCCAGGCGACGACGTGTCGAAGATCCTGGACGACAACAACGGCGACAAGCCGCGAAAAATCAGGGATTTGGTCATCGAGCTGGTGAAGCTCGCCGTCAATCGCTGA
- a CDS encoding DUF1906 domain-containing protein: protein MQLRSVFVFFGWTVFTASGFSMSGCASDADTDDTGAGSSSQEIALRRGVDYSWSRPSPSGLRSAGYTFAVRYLSYDTSSSHGKILFKPEADALNAAGVDVVANWEWGADDALDGYNGGVEDAREALRVANNAGMPAGRPIYFSVDFDATAGQQATINAYFDGVISVLGKNRVGGYGGYYVIKRLFDAGKIAWGWQTYAWSGGQWDSRAQLRQVQNGVVVAGGEVDIDEAFTEDFGQWHPSGGGGGGGGDCSVHDDHRLYCGNTTGAAMRATMAGSSAVVNHLQTSPSWFDCWGTGEQHAGGNTTWYHTLGDDTSTWGWLPGVNLNTTSAFDADPSAHGLPRCGLPPSSCAVQGDGKLHCGNTAGAAMYASTSSSSSVVNHLRTTPSWFDCWGTGEQHAGGNTTWYHTLGDDNGNWGWVPAVNLNTSSGFDGNPSYNGLKKCN from the coding sequence ATGCAACTTCGCTCCGTTTTCGTTTTCTTCGGGTGGACCGTGTTCACGGCATCGGGGTTCTCGATGAGCGGTTGCGCCAGCGACGCGGACACCGACGACACCGGCGCCGGCTCGTCGAGTCAGGAAATCGCGTTGCGGAGAGGGGTCGACTACTCGTGGTCGCGGCCTTCGCCGTCGGGTCTTCGCAGCGCCGGGTACACGTTCGCGGTTCGATATCTCAGTTACGATACGTCGAGCTCCCACGGGAAGATTCTTTTCAAGCCCGAGGCCGATGCACTCAACGCCGCAGGTGTCGACGTCGTGGCCAATTGGGAATGGGGCGCGGACGACGCGCTCGATGGCTACAACGGTGGCGTGGAAGACGCTCGCGAGGCGCTGCGCGTGGCCAACAACGCGGGCATGCCCGCCGGCCGGCCCATTTATTTCAGTGTCGACTTCGACGCAACGGCCGGACAGCAGGCGACCATCAATGCTTACTTCGATGGCGTCATCTCCGTTCTCGGCAAAAACCGGGTCGGCGGCTACGGTGGGTATTATGTGATCAAGCGATTGTTCGACGCGGGCAAGATCGCATGGGGATGGCAGACCTACGCATGGTCGGGCGGCCAGTGGGATTCCCGTGCCCAGCTGCGGCAAGTTCAAAATGGCGTGGTGGTCGCCGGCGGCGAGGTGGATATCGACGAAGCCTTCACCGAGGACTTCGGACAATGGCACCCCTCAGGAGGTGGCGGCGGTGGGGGTGGCGATTGCAGCGTGCACGATGACCACCGGCTCTATTGCGGAAACACGACGGGCGCCGCGATGCGCGCGACCATGGCCGGGTCGTCGGCCGTGGTGAACCACTTGCAGACGTCACCGAGCTGGTTCGATTGCTGGGGCACGGGCGAGCAACACGCCGGCGGCAACACGACCTGGTACCACACGCTGGGCGACGACACGTCCACGTGGGGATGGCTGCCCGGCGTCAACTTGAACACCACGAGCGCATTCGATGCCGATCCCAGCGCGCATGGCCTGCCGCGTTGTGGCTTGCCGCCGTCGAGCTGCGCGGTGCAGGGCGACGGGAAATTGCATTGCGGGAACACGGCCGGCGCCGCCATGTACGCGTCGACGTCGTCGTCCAGCAGCGTGGTCAATCATCTGCGCACGACACCGAGCTGGTTCGATTGCTGGGGCACGGGCGAGCAGCATGCCGGCGGCAACACGACCTGGTACCACACGCTCGGGGACGACAATGGCAACTGGGGCTGGGTGCCCGCGGTCAATTTGAATACGTCCAGCGGATTCGATGGCAATCCGAGCTACAACGGCCTCAAAAAGTGCAATTGA
- a CDS encoding response regulator encodes MKRKRPRLVVVDDDPAQLGLLERGLTIEGFEVETREGPIGLTNLIRTFRPAIVLVDVYIPTLRGDRIVELVRGVADPETKYFLISAYTESELRLRATGTTVHGWLSKSLSMTEIGRRLKDSLVEAPRQVALR; translated from the coding sequence ATGAAGAGAAAGCGTCCACGTCTCGTCGTGGTGGATGATGATCCCGCGCAGCTCGGACTCTTGGAGCGCGGACTCACCATCGAGGGGTTCGAAGTCGAAACGCGCGAAGGGCCCATCGGACTCACCAACTTGATCCGCACGTTCCGGCCCGCCATCGTACTGGTCGACGTCTACATTCCGACCCTGCGGGGCGACCGCATCGTCGAGTTGGTTCGCGGCGTGGCCGATCCCGAGACCAAATACTTTCTCATTTCCGCCTACACGGAGTCGGAACTACGACTGCGTGCCACGGGGACCACCGTGCACGGTTGGCTCTCCAAGAGCCTCTCCATGACCGAGATCGGTCGCCGGCTCAAAGACAGCCTCGTCGAAGCACCGCGTCAAGTCGCCCTCCGCTGA
- a CDS encoding M4 family metallopeptidase yields the protein MTRGILFSNRRLAALLALPVMACLPAACSSNSSDSGSTGDAPAGVHVVSAESKSLVPTFVRGHLSALPTIAAALHADGEFTLKNTITDSSGEIHQRYTQKKNGLDVLGADIAIHVKDGVIYAANGNARTDLVAATTAAVSAKVAALKAVASYALDARVSADAGSDLAYWREPEGDALRLVHRLTVRGVDAEGEIVDTVLVDAQDGTIVDRIPTIMTAKVRKIYDANQSTSRGTLKRSEGEAEVSDGAVNISYDNLGLVYDAYKTLYDRDSLDGNGLTLISSVHAIFRTTTGTTKNNASWDGSQMRYGDGDGTTFSNLANSLDVTGHELTHGVTSSTSNLTYSGQSGGLNEALSDIFGAVVQWYHDGKVVNDSTWMVGDDVYTPNKAGDALRYMSNPTKDGKSIDYAPDYNGQNVHYTSGVPNLAFYLLSQGGKHPRDKTTVTVTGIGIEKAAAVFYRANTTIFTSSTNYAQARTGTEQAAQQLGFTADEVKSVSAAWAAVGVGSAPVAE from the coding sequence ATGACGCGAGGTATCCTGTTTTCGAATCGTCGTTTGGCCGCTCTTCTGGCATTGCCGGTGATGGCATGCCTTCCTGCTGCATGCTCCAGCAACTCTAGCGACAGTGGTTCGACAGGAGACGCGCCGGCGGGCGTGCACGTCGTTTCGGCGGAGAGCAAATCGCTCGTCCCCACGTTCGTGCGCGGGCATCTGAGCGCGCTGCCCACCATCGCCGCGGCATTGCATGCCGATGGCGAATTTACCCTCAAAAACACGATTACCGACTCGTCGGGTGAGATTCACCAGCGCTACACGCAAAAGAAGAATGGGCTCGACGTGTTGGGCGCCGATATCGCAATCCACGTAAAAGATGGCGTGATTTACGCGGCCAATGGCAATGCGCGCACCGATTTGGTGGCGGCAACGACGGCCGCGGTTTCGGCGAAGGTCGCCGCGCTCAAGGCGGTGGCCTCGTACGCGCTCGATGCGCGGGTCTCGGCCGACGCGGGGAGCGATCTCGCCTACTGGCGCGAACCCGAGGGTGACGCACTGCGGCTCGTCCACCGCCTCACCGTGCGCGGTGTCGACGCCGAAGGTGAGATCGTGGACACCGTGCTGGTGGACGCGCAAGACGGCACCATCGTCGACCGCATTCCCACGATCATGACGGCGAAGGTTCGCAAGATCTACGATGCGAACCAGAGCACCAGCCGCGGCACGCTCAAGCGGAGCGAGGGCGAGGCGGAGGTCTCCGACGGCGCAGTGAACATCAGCTACGACAACCTCGGTCTGGTGTACGACGCGTACAAGACGCTCTACGACCGCGACTCGCTCGATGGAAATGGCCTCACGCTGATCAGCTCCGTGCACGCCATATTCCGCACCACCACGGGCACCACAAAGAACAACGCCTCGTGGGACGGCTCGCAGATGCGCTACGGCGACGGCGACGGGACGACCTTCTCGAACCTGGCCAACTCGCTCGACGTCACGGGCCATGAGCTCACGCACGGGGTCACCAGCTCCACGTCGAACCTCACCTACTCGGGCCAATCGGGCGGCCTGAACGAGGCCCTGTCGGATATTTTTGGCGCCGTCGTCCAGTGGTACCACGACGGAAAGGTCGTCAACGACAGCACCTGGATGGTCGGTGACGACGTGTACACGCCGAACAAGGCGGGCGATGCGCTCCGCTACATGAGCAACCCGACGAAGGACGGCAAGTCGATCGACTATGCGCCCGATTACAACGGGCAGAACGTGCACTACACCTCGGGCGTGCCGAACCTCGCGTTCTACCTCTTGTCGCAGGGCGGAAAGCACCCGCGCGACAAGACGACGGTCACGGTGACCGGCATTGGCATCGAGAAGGCCGCCGCCGTCTTCTACCGCGCCAACACGACGATTTTCACCTCGTCCACGAACTACGCGCAAGCGCGCACGGGCACTGAGCAGGCGGCGCAGCAACTCGGGTTCACGGCGGACGAGGTCAAATCGGTCAGCGCGGCCTGGGCGGCGGTGGGCGTGGGCTCGGCTCCGGTGGCGGAGTAA